The Nostoc sp. 'Lobaria pulmonaria (5183) cyanobiont' genome window below encodes:
- a CDS encoding tRNA (5-methylaminomethyl-2-thiouridine)(34)-methyltransferase MnmD, translating to MSNLENFTPKLTADGSFTFVSQEFGESFHSHYGATQESFCKFVEPTQLATAAQKPVLRLLDVCYGLGYNTAAALQTIWAVNPSCCVEVIGLELNPAVPQAAIAHHLFDNWNYNYIEILKKLAFEHQVQTPCLKAKLLIGDARTTITLVRQLDFWADAIFLDSFSPPQCPQLWTVEFIKQLSWCLHPDGLLATYSCAAAVRTALLSAGLVISSTPPVGRRSPGTVATHIRSAESQDPSPLTTLSEVEKEHLLTRAAIPYRDPQLSDPTEVIVRRRQQEQQTSCLEPASHWRKRWLLGTQGKDFIGTSL from the coding sequence ATGTCAAACTTAGAGAATTTTACACCTAAGTTAACAGCAGATGGCTCTTTCACCTTTGTCTCTCAAGAGTTTGGTGAATCGTTTCACAGCCATTATGGAGCTACGCAGGAAAGTTTTTGCAAGTTTGTGGAACCTACTCAACTGGCTACAGCAGCGCAAAAACCAGTCTTGCGACTATTGGATGTTTGTTATGGTCTAGGATATAACACAGCTGCTGCTTTGCAAACAATTTGGGCAGTAAATCCTAGTTGTTGTGTTGAAGTAATCGGTTTAGAACTGAATCCAGCAGTGCCACAAGCGGCGATCGCTCATCATTTGTTCGACAATTGGAACTATAACTATATTGAAATTTTAAAAAAGCTAGCTTTTGAGCATCAAGTACAAACACCTTGCCTGAAAGCGAAGTTACTAATTGGCGATGCTAGAACTACGATAACGCTAGTACGTCAGTTGGATTTCTGGGCAGATGCAATTTTCCTCGATTCCTTTTCACCACCACAGTGTCCTCAATTATGGACTGTTGAATTTATTAAACAGCTGTCATGGTGCTTACATCCAGATGGTTTATTAGCCACCTATTCTTGTGCTGCTGCTGTACGCACAGCACTTTTGTCTGCTGGCTTGGTGATATCTTCTACCCCACCCGTAGGAAGGCGATCGCCTGGTACCGTGGCAACACATATTAGAAGTGCCGAGTCTCAAGATCCTTCCCCACTCACTACCCTCTCAGAAGTTGAAAAAGAACACTTGCTAACTCGTGCTGCTATTCCCTATCGCGATCCTCAATTGAGCGATCCAACCGAAGTCATAGTCAGGCGGCGACAACAAGAGCAACAAACCTCTTGCCTGGAACCTGCCTCCCATTGGCGAAAAAGGTGGCTATTGGGAACACAAGGTAAGGATTTTATCGGAACTAGTTTGTAG
- a CDS encoding isoaspartyl peptidase/L-asparaginase, whose protein sequence is MELQVQPKLIIHGGAGSSLHGKGGLEAVRRSLHTVIEEIYSLLLSGATASEAVVQGCQMLEDNPRFNAGTGSVLQSDGQIRMSASLMDGASGRFSGVINISRVKNPIDLAQFLQSSPDRVLSDFGSAELAREMQIPSYNALTDLRLQEWIQERQDNFKSTMAGVVAEPELLETSNAGRGTIGIVALDASGKLAAGTSTGGKGFERIGRVSDSAMPAGNYATSNAGVSCTGIGEDIIDECLAARIVVRVTDGMSLKEAMQRSFAEAHENKRDLGAIALDASGAIAWGKTSEILLAAYHNGEKIGDTLEWTGNELIGYC, encoded by the coding sequence ATGGAGTTACAGGTGCAACCTAAATTAATTATTCATGGAGGGGCTGGTAGTTCTCTCCACGGTAAAGGCGGATTAGAGGCGGTGCGCCGATCGCTGCATACAGTAATAGAAGAAATTTATTCTCTACTATTGTCAGGAGCAACTGCCTCAGAGGCTGTGGTGCAGGGTTGCCAAATGCTCGAAGACAACCCCCGCTTTAATGCTGGTACTGGTTCAGTATTGCAATCTGATGGACAAATTCGTATGAGTGCTTCCCTGATGGATGGTGCATCAGGGCGGTTTAGTGGTGTGATTAATATCTCGCGGGTGAAAAATCCTATTGATTTAGCGCAATTTTTACAAAGCTCGCCAGACCGAGTGCTATCAGATTTCGGATCGGCTGAGTTGGCGCGGGAAATGCAAATTCCCAGCTATAACGCTTTAACTGATTTGCGGTTACAAGAGTGGATACAAGAGCGCCAGGATAATTTTAAAAGCACAATGGCTGGCGTGGTAGCAGAACCCGAACTGCTAGAAACTAGCAATGCCGGACGCGGTACTATCGGTATAGTAGCTTTAGATGCATCTGGTAAGCTAGCGGCTGGCACTTCGACTGGTGGTAAAGGATTTGAGCGGATTGGCAGGGTAAGTGATTCGGCGATGCCAGCAGGTAATTATGCTACTAGTAATGCTGGTGTTAGCTGTACTGGCATTGGCGAAGATATCATCGATGAGTGTTTAGCTGCACGGATTGTAGTGCGTGTCACTGATGGGATGTCATTGAAGGAGGCCATGCAGCGATCCTTTGCGGAAGCGCACGAGAACAAACGCGATTTGGGAGCGATCGCCTTAGATGCTAGTGGAGCGATCGCTTGGGGAAAAACTAGCGAAATCTTACTCGCTGCCTACCACAACGGCGAAAAAATTGGCGACACCTTGGAATGGACTGGTAACGAACTGATCGGCTATTGTTGA
- a CDS encoding sulfurtransferase: MPNPQFIVSPAWLFEHLEDPQVVIVDCRFSLTDPQLGQQQYQKSHIEGSYYLDLNQDLSSPVGKHGGRHPLPNPNDIANKLAAIGVNYQKSLVVAYDDSRFAFAARLWWLLRYLGHEQVAVLDGGLAGWQKAGYSVTDIIPPPRMGTFVAQVQTEKVVDITAVKSRKDSHKVALVDSRESDRYRGERESIDPIAGHIPGAVNYPWQEVTDSSGYLLPQEEQRRRWEQVKTAEEILVYCGSGVTACVNLLSLELAGISKGKLYAGSWSDWISYL; the protein is encoded by the coding sequence ATGCCCAATCCCCAATTTATTGTTTCACCAGCTTGGCTGTTTGAACATCTAGAAGATCCGCAAGTCGTTATTGTGGATTGTCGCTTTTCTCTAACCGATCCACAACTAGGACAACAACAGTACCAAAAAAGTCATATAGAAGGATCGTATTACCTAGATTTGAATCAGGATCTTTCCAGTCCAGTGGGTAAGCATGGTGGGAGACATCCTTTACCTAACCCTAATGATATAGCTAACAAATTGGCAGCGATTGGGGTAAATTACCAAAAAAGTTTAGTTGTAGCTTATGACGATTCGCGCTTTGCCTTTGCGGCTCGTCTCTGGTGGCTGTTACGCTATCTAGGACATGAGCAAGTAGCAGTACTGGATGGCGGGTTGGCTGGATGGCAAAAAGCTGGGTATTCTGTTACAGATATTATTCCTCCCCCTCGGATGGGTACGTTTGTCGCTCAAGTACAAACAGAAAAGGTAGTAGATATTACAGCGGTAAAAAGCCGGAAAGATAGCCACAAGGTAGCATTGGTAGATTCAAGAGAGAGCGATCGCTACCGAGGCGAACGAGAGTCTATCGATCCGATTGCTGGACATATTCCCGGTGCAGTCAACTATCCTTGGCAAGAAGTTACAGACTCTTCTGGCTACCTACTCCCTCAAGAAGAACAACGCCGTCGGTGGGAACAGGTAAAAACAGCCGAAGAAATCTTGGTTTATTGCGGTTCTGGCGTTACTGCTTGTGTGAATTTACTTTCTTTAGAATTAGCTGGCATTAGCAAAGGTAAACTTTATGCTGGTAGCTGGAGTGATTGGATTTCTTATTTATAG
- the glmU gene encoding bifunctional UDP-N-acetylglucosamine diphosphorylase/glucosamine-1-phosphate N-acetyltransferase GlmU produces MVVVAILAAGRGTRMKSRLPKVLHSLGGRSLVERVLESVEPLSPSRRIVIVGYQSEEVQAAMHSIPSLEFVEQTVQLGTGHAIQQLLPHLENYTGDLLVLNGDLPLIRSETLKQMLQTHTRNQNAATILTSHLPDPTGYGRVFCNDENIVQQMVEHKDCTATQRQNQRINAGVYCFCWTDLAKVLPHLQANNAQKEYYLTDAVTQVGQVMAVDVEDYQEILGINDRLQLATASEILQKRVKEKWMLAGVTLIDPTSITIDETVELQADVIIEPQTHLRGNTVIQTGSHIGPGSLIENSQLSENVTVQYSVVINSTVQAGSRIGPYTHLRGQVQVGAGCRVGNFVELKNTQLGDRTNAAHLSYIGDTVVGNQVNIGAGTITANYDGVKKHRTKIGDRTKTGANSVLVAPLTLGDDVYIAAGSTVTEDVPDDSLVIARSRQVVKPAWRKKS; encoded by the coding sequence ATGGTAGTTGTAGCAATTCTAGCGGCAGGACGCGGCACACGGATGAAATCACGCTTACCCAAGGTTTTACATTCTTTGGGTGGGCGATCGCTAGTAGAGAGAGTTCTCGAAAGTGTAGAACCACTTTCGCCCTCACGGCGAATCGTGATTGTGGGATATCAATCCGAAGAAGTGCAAGCCGCCATGCATTCAATTCCCAGTTTGGAGTTTGTCGAACAGACTGTGCAATTGGGGACGGGTCATGCTATCCAGCAATTACTTCCTCACTTGGAAAATTACACTGGAGATTTGCTGGTACTTAACGGCGATTTACCGTTAATACGTAGCGAAACTCTTAAGCAGATGTTACAAACTCACACCCGAAATCAAAACGCTGCCACTATTCTCACCTCCCACTTACCCGACCCCACAGGCTACGGGCGCGTTTTTTGTAACGATGAAAATATTGTGCAGCAAATGGTCGAACACAAGGATTGTACGGCTACTCAAAGACAGAATCAGCGGATTAACGCTGGAGTTTACTGCTTTTGCTGGACAGATTTGGCAAAGGTACTTCCCCACCTCCAGGCAAACAATGCCCAAAAAGAATACTATCTTACCGATGCCGTGACTCAGGTGGGACAAGTAATGGCAGTGGATGTGGAAGATTACCAAGAAATTCTCGGCATCAACGATCGCCTGCAACTAGCAACAGCATCCGAAATTTTGCAAAAACGAGTCAAGGAAAAATGGATGCTGGCGGGTGTCACCCTCATCGACCCCACAAGCATCACCATTGATGAAACAGTGGAATTGCAGGCGGATGTAATTATTGAACCGCAAACTCACCTGCGGGGAAATACAGTGATCCAAACAGGAAGTCACATTGGACCGGGGAGTTTAATTGAAAATAGTCAGTTAAGTGAAAATGTCACAGTGCAATATTCAGTAGTCATAAATAGCACCGTCCAGGCCGGAAGCCGAATTGGCCCTTATACTCATTTGCGCGGTCAGGTACAGGTCGGTGCTGGTTGCCGTGTGGGGAATTTTGTGGAATTGAAAAATACGCAATTAGGCGATCGCACCAATGCAGCACATTTGTCATATATAGGCGATACTGTTGTCGGAAATCAGGTGAATATTGGTGCTGGTACAATTACTGCCAACTATGACGGCGTGAAGAAACATCGCACCAAAATAGGCGATCGCACAAAAACTGGGGCCAATAGCGTTTTAGTAGCTCCACTCACTTTGGGAGATGATGTCTATATCGCAGCTGGTTCTACTGTGACAGAAGATGTGCCTGATGATTCTCTGGTAATTGCCCGTAGTCGTCAGGTGGTGAAACCTGCTTGGCGCAAGAAGAGCTAA
- a CDS encoding DUF2256 domain-containing protein yields the protein MGRVRSKSDLPTKICPVCQRPFTWRKKWQDCWDDVKYCSERCRRRRSEAQNETNRNTDANSARD from the coding sequence ATGGGACGTGTTCGTTCTAAATCTGACCTACCTACAAAAATCTGTCCGGTATGTCAACGTCCTTTCACATGGCGTAAAAAGTGGCAAGATTGCTGGGACGATGTGAAATATTGCTCAGAACGTTGTCGTCGTCGCCGTTCTGAAGCTCAAAATGAAACCAACCGCAATACAGACGCAAATAGCGCAAGAGATTAA
- a CDS encoding AMIN domain-containing protein, which yields MVTLGTNPTRSEEISTKEFQKRTPANNPITNYSQQVSLLSKIQPVKSTAEIRQVNKIERPIPNAQILVQTPTPTTPAQKIVQVTGVKANPTDKGVEVILQTSLGEQLQITNHSAVNSFIVDIPNA from the coding sequence ATGGTTACATTAGGCACAAATCCCACTAGAAGCGAAGAAATATCAACAAAAGAATTTCAAAAGCGAACACCAGCTAATAATCCTATCACAAATTATTCTCAACAAGTATCTCTGTTGAGCAAAATACAGCCCGTGAAATCGACAGCAGAGATTCGGCAAGTCAATAAGATAGAACGTCCGATTCCCAACGCCCAAATACTTGTGCAGACACCAACACCGACAACACCTGCTCAAAAAATTGTGCAAGTTACGGGAGTTAAAGCTAATCCCACTGACAAAGGTGTCGAGGTAATTTTACAAACTTCCCTTGGGGAACAGCTGCAAATCACAAATCATAGTGCAGTAAATAGCTTTATTGTTGATATTCCTAACGCGTAA
- a CDS encoding response regulator — protein sequence MIQWKSNHTGFRKKIVNGSNPISTVKSIGSNHAVESQNAEGSSLGLSQRDIMFEDRQAMSSWIKSDVNCGDDSLVSKTLQAKGSKVNGFDLNPPKVLVVDDHAASRMTAVALLRMEGYEVIEADSGSIVVELVTQEQPDLILLDVMMPGMDGFEVCQLLKQDEQTRLIPVIFITALNDRRSRIRGIEVGADDFLTKPFDRVELAARVKSLVRQKRMNEDLDHAEQVLFSIAMSIESRDPNTGNHCERLVKLGQVFGEYLNLTRYQIRDLMWGGYLHDIGKVGIPDAVLLKKGELTPEDWQIMQQHVLIGEKICQPLRSMRGVIPIIRHHHERWDGSGYPDRLKGDDIPYLAQVFQLIDIYDALTSERPYKRAFTSAEALLVMQEEADSGWRNPKLMQQFTEFICSCQQKGKNGQ from the coding sequence GTGATTCAATGGAAATCCAACCATACAGGCTTTAGAAAAAAAATTGTTAATGGGTCAAACCCCATTAGCACAGTGAAGAGTATCGGTTCAAATCATGCCGTGGAATCGCAAAATGCGGAGGGTTCTTCTTTAGGCTTATCTCAAAGAGATATTATGTTTGAAGATAGGCAAGCAATGTCTTCTTGGATAAAATCTGATGTTAATTGTGGTGATGATTCATTGGTCTCTAAAACACTACAAGCCAAAGGTTCTAAAGTGAATGGGTTTGATTTAAATCCGCCGAAGGTTTTAGTAGTTGACGATCATGCCGCCAGTCGGATGACTGCTGTTGCCCTCTTGAGGATGGAAGGATACGAAGTGATTGAGGCGGACAGTGGTTCTATTGTTGTCGAATTGGTAACTCAAGAACAACCAGATTTGATTTTGCTGGATGTAATGATGCCAGGAATGGATGGATTTGAAGTGTGCCAATTGCTTAAACAGGATGAGCAGACTAGGTTAATCCCAGTAATTTTTATTACAGCGTTAAATGACAGGCGATCGCGCATTCGGGGAATTGAAGTTGGGGCAGATGATTTTCTCACTAAACCCTTCGATCGGGTGGAACTAGCGGCGCGTGTAAAGTCCTTGGTGCGGCAGAAGCGTATGAACGAAGATTTAGACCATGCCGAACAAGTACTGTTTTCCATTGCCATGTCTATCGAAAGTCGCGATCCCAATACAGGCAACCATTGCGAACGTCTAGTAAAACTGGGACAAGTTTTTGGTGAATACCTCAACCTAACACGCTATCAAATTCGAGATTTGATGTGGGGTGGTTATCTCCACGATATTGGTAAGGTGGGTATTCCCGATGCAGTGCTGCTGAAAAAAGGCGAACTCACCCCCGAAGATTGGCAAATTATGCAGCAGCACGTTTTGATTGGAGAAAAAATCTGCCAACCACTACGGAGTATGCGCGGTGTAATTCCGATTATTCGTCATCACCACGAACGCTGGGATGGCTCAGGTTATCCCGATCGACTCAAGGGGGATGATATTCCCTACCTAGCGCAGGTATTTCAGTTAATTGATATTTACGATGCCCTAACCAGCGAACGACCTTACAAAAGAGCTTTTACTTCAGCAGAAGCACTTTTAGTGATGCAAGAAGAAGCTGATTCCGGTTGGCGTAATCCCAAACTAATGCAGCAATTTACAGAGTTTATTTGCTCTTGTCAGCAAAAAGGGAAGAATGGGCAGTAG